In Zingiber officinale cultivar Zhangliang chromosome 6A, Zo_v1.1, whole genome shotgun sequence, a single genomic region encodes these proteins:
- the LOC121998775 gene encoding 60S ribosomal protein L37a-1, translated as MTKRTKKAGIVGKYGTRYGASLRKQIKKMEVSQHAKYFCEFCGKFAVKRKAVGIWGCKDCGKVKAGGAYTLNTASAVTVRSTIRRLREQTES; from the exons ATG ACGAAGCGCACCAAGAAGGCTGGAATTGTTGGGAAATATG GTACCAGATACGGTGCAAGTTTGCGGAAGCAAATCAAGAAGATGGAGGTTTCGCAGCATGCAAAGTACTTTTGTGAATTCTGTGGAAAG TTTGCAGTGAAAAGAAAAGCAGTTGGGATTTGGGGTTGCAAGGACTGCGGCAAGGTCAAGGCCGGTGGTGCTTATACATTGAA CACTGCTAGTGCGGTGACAGTAAGGAGCACTATTCGTCGCCTGAGAGAGCAAACTGAAAGCTAA